CCGACCAGCCCTTGGCAAGCTCCTCGGCGCTGATCTGCCGCTCAAGCTCCTCCGATAGATCGTGGCCGAGGGCGGCCGCCAGGGCCGCCTTCATGGTCGTCGCGTGCATCGTGCCGATGAAGGGGACGTCGGAGACGATCGAGGGCCGGACAAACGAATCTGGGAGAGCGGCAGTCATTGTGCCACCCTATCGGCAGGCCCATTCGAGGTCCACATAGTTGACACTTGGCGGCGGCGGGGTCTGCAGTATGAGGCGACGCGCTAGGCTGTGGTCATGGGTACATCACGCACATTCGGCTCCGTCGCAGTGGCCATGGCCACGCCATTCGCCCCCGACGGCTCGCTCGACACAGACTCAGCTCGCCGCCTCGCCGCCCACCTCGTTGAGGAGGGCGTCGACTGCATCGTCCTGTCCGGTACGACCGGTGAATCCCCGACGACGCACCAGCCGGAGAAGGACGACCTCGTCCGCGCCGTCGTCGCCGAGGTCGGAGACCGGGCGATGGTCATGGCCGGCGCGGGCTCCAATGACACGGCGCACGCGGTGCGGATCGCGCGGAGTGCCGAGAAGTGCGGCGCCCAGGGCCTGCTCATCGTCTCGCCCTACTACTCGAAGCCGTCGCAGGAGGGGATCTACCAGCACATCTCCGCGATCGCCGACTCGACGGATCTGCCCGTCATGGTCTACGACATTCCCGGGCGCACGGGGGTGAAGATCTCCGACGAGGTCTTCGACCGTCTGGCCGATAACCCGAAGATCAGGGCCGTCAAGGACGCGGCTGCGGACCTGCCCCGCGGCATCGCCACCGCTCGCCGCACCGGCCTCGAGTACTACTCGGGCGATGATGGCCTCAACCTCGCGTGGATGGCGATCGGCGGATCCGGTGTCGTCTCCGTTGTCGGTCACGTGGCCGCACGGAAGTACCGGGCGATGGTCGAGGCGCTCGACGCGGGCGATCTCGCGGCGGCCCAGAGGATCGACGAGGAGGTGCACCCGCTCGTTGAGGCGATCATGGGCACCGGCCAGGGCGCCGTCATGGCGAAGGAGGCTGTCGCGATGATGGGAGTGCTGCCGACTCCGACCGTCAGACTGCCGCTCGTCGGAGCGAGCCAGCTCGAGCTCGACAACCTGCGCAGAGTCCTATCCGCCCAGGGCTATATCGACTAGCCCGACCTTCCGTACCCTGAACGAGGCCCATGCGTGGGCCTCGTTCTCGTCTGTCGGCGCCGTCTCACGGCGCTTCTGCATTATGTGGCGCGTTCGTGAAACAATGATGAGGTGAACTACGCGCTAACCGAACTTCAGACCCCAGGCCCGCTCAAGAAGAACGCCCTGAGGATCGTCCCTCTGGGGGGCCTTGGCGAGGTCGGCCGCAACATGACCGTCTTCGAGATCAACGGCAAGATCCTCATCGTCGACTGCGGCGTCCTCTTCCCCGAGGAGGCCCAGCCCGGTGTCGACCTCATCCTGCCGGACTTCGAATACATCGAGGACAGGCTCGACGACATCGTCGCCATTGTCCTCACCCACGGGCACGAGGACCACATCGGAGCGGTCCCGTACCTTCTGCGTCTCAAGAACGACATCCCGATCGTCGGCTCGCAGCTCACCCTCGCCTTCATCGAGGCGAAGCTCCAGGAGCACCGCATCAGCCCCTACACCCTTCAGGTGGCAGAGGGTGACATCGAGACCTTCGGACCCTTCGAGCTGGAGTTTGTCGCGGTCAACCACTCGATTCCGGACGCGCTCGCCGCGATGATCCGGACCGTTGCCGGCAACGTCCTCATCACGGGCGACTTCAAGATGGACCAGCTGCCGCTCGACGGCCGCATCACCGACCTTCGCGCCTTCGCCCGTCTCGGTGAAGAGGGCGTCGACCTGTTCATGGTCGACTCGACGAATGCGGAGGTGCCCGGCTTCACGACCTCAGAGGTCGAGATCGGTCCTGTCCTCGAGCAGGCCTTCTCCCAGGTGACCGGTCAGATCGTCGTCGCCTCCTTCGCCTCGCACGTCCACCGCGTCCAGCAGATCCTCGACGCGGCGGCTGCGAACAACAGGGTCGTCGCCTTCGTGGGCCGATCCATGGTGCGCAACATGGGCATCGCCTCCGACCTCGGCTACCTCGACGTGCCGGACGGCGTCCTCGTCGATCTCAAGAGGATGAACGACTACCCGCCGTCCAAGCGCGTCTACATGTCGACGGGGTCGCAGGGTGAGCCGATGGCGGTGCTGTCCCGCATCGCCAACGAGAACCACCAGAGTATCGCGGTCGGCCCGGGCGACACCGTCATCTTCGCCTCGTCCCTCATCCCCGGCAATGAGAACTCCGTATTCCGCCTCATCAACGGGCTCATGCGCCTCGGCGCCAAGGTCATCCACCAGGCGAACGCCCGCGTCCACGTCTCGGGCCACGCCTCCGCCGGTGAGCTCCTCTACTGCTACAACATCGTCCAGCCGACCGCGGTCATGCCCATCCACGGCGAGATCCGGCACCTCGTTGCCAACGGCGCGCTCGCCGTCAAGACCGGCGTGCCGGCCGAGAATGTCATGCTTGCCGAGGATGGCGCCGTCATCGACCTCGTGGACGGCGAGGCGTCGATGGTCGGAGCCGTGCCCTGCGGATACGTGTATGTTGACGGCTCGTCCGTCGGCGATATCACCGAGGCCGAGCTCAAGGACCGCCGCATCCTCTCCGAGGAGGGCTTCGTTGCGATCTTCGCGGTCGTCGACACGGCGAAGCGCGCCATCATCTCCGGCCCCCACATCCAGGCTCGCGCCATGGCCGAGGATGATGATGTGTTCGAGAAGGTGCTTCCGGAGGTGACGAAGGCGCTCCAGGACGTCCTCGACAACGACGGTGACACGTACCAGATGCAGCAGGCGATGCGCAGGGCGGTCGGCCGCTGGGTCTCCCGCAGGCTCCGCCGCCGCCCGATGATCGTCCCCACCGTCATCGAAGTCTGATTCTCATCGAGGAGGCCGCCCCACGGGGCGGCCTCCTCAGTATCGGAGGGACGGGAGAGAAGTTTGGGGGCTCTGATCTCCAACCGATCGTCGTGTGGGTTCCTCATGGGGAGAGATGCCCGGGGAGATGGCGCGCCTATGGCGCTCTCGTGTGTCTCATGGCACAATCTGTCCGAAGGACCCTCGTGTCCGCATCGTGAGAACCTTCGGGGGACTGGCACACAATGCCGCCACGAGCGGGCCACGACCCGACCAGGGGAGTGACGGCGGGGCACAAGAGGCAGGAGCCGCAATGACGCAATTCGTCGGTGTGAAGGATATGGCGAGGTGGATCGCGCGTGACGGGCTGCAGCCCGTCATCCGGGCAATCGCCGCGGGCATTGAAGAGGACCTCGCCAAGTGGGAGGCGTTCGAGAAGATCCCCCGCATCGCCACGCACTCCGACATCGGAGTCATCGAGCTCATGCCGATCTCCGATGAGGACCTGTACGCCTTCAAGTATGTGAACGGGCACCCGTCCAACCCCCTGCGCGGAATCCAGACCATCGCCGCCTTCGGCGCGCTCGCCGATGTCAACACCGGTCATCCGGTCTTCCTCGCGGAGATGACGCTCCTGACAGCCATGAGGACAGCAGCGATGTCGGCCGTGGCCGCCACACACCTCGCCCGCCCGGGATCGACGCGGATGGCAATGATCGGCGCGGGCTCGCAGGCCGAATTCCAGGCGCTGGGCATGCGCGAGCTCATCGGCGTCGACGAACTCCTCATCTATGACGCTGATGGGCAGGCGACGGCCAAGCTCGCCGACAACCTCGAGCCTCTCGGCTTCCGCGTCAAGGAATGCTCAAGTGCCCACGAGGCGGTGACGGACGCCGACATCATCACCACCTGTACAGCCGACAAGCAGCAGGCGACGGTCCTCCTCGACTCCCACGTCGAGCCCGGTGTCCACATCAACGCGATCGGCGGTGACTGCCCCGGTAAGACCGAGCTCGATCCCCGTATCCTCCAGCGAGCACGGGTCTTCGTCGAGTTTGAGGAGCAGACGAGGATCGAGGGCGAGATCCAGCAGCTGCCCGCCGACTTCCCTGTCACGGAGATGTGGCGGGTCGTGACCGAGCGCGCCGAAGGCCGCCTCAGTGACCGCGACATCACCGTCTTCGACTCGGTCGGCTTCGCGCTCGCGGACCTCAGCGCCCTGCGCGTGTGCTGGCGTGCGACGGCCGGAACGGACCTGCAGACCGATATCGACCTCATCGCCGATCCGCGTGACCCAAAGGACCTGTTCTCCCTCATCATGCACCCCGTTGAGTCGACCGAGTCCCTCGAAGAGCGCCTCGCGTGAGATAGTCCGCCCCCGGCGGTTCGGCGCGTGGGTAGGAAACAGGCTGGTCGGAGAACTATCCTCGAGGGTGTGAGCAAGTCAGAACCCAGGAGACCCGGCCGCAAAGCCTCGCAGGAGACGAGCGGGCGCCGCGTGCGGCGCCGCCAGGACCCGCCGAAGACGGAGGTCCAGCCCGAGCCTGCTGTGGAGCCGTCGCCGGCCCGGCAGGATGGGCTCGCGCTGACACTCGTCGGTGCGGCGATCATCGTCGCGCTGCGGGAATGGTTCCAACTGTCGGGTGCCCTCGGCTCCGTCATCCATCACGTGACGGCTGGCCCCGTCGGCCTGCTCTCCGTTCTGGTCCCGATTGTCCTTGTCTTCTTCGCCGTCCGCCTGTTCCGGGACTCGACGAGGGGCGCCAATCGGAGCCTCGTCATCGGTACGGTCCTTCTCATCCTCGCCATCACCGGCATCCTCCACATCGTCCTCGGCGCGCAGAGCCCCCTCGAGTCGATCGAGTCGGTTGAAGCGGCCGGCGGGATCGTCGGATGGCTCGTCGGCGGCGGCTTGTCCTACCTGCTCTCGCCGTGGGGCGCCGTCCCCATTCTCGTCCTCCTCGCGATCTACGCGATTCTCTACGGCAGCTCGACGTCGATCCGGCAGATTCTCGATCGCTACAGTGCCGCACAGCCGACGGAGCGGCGCGAGCCCCTCGGGGAGCGTCTGAGGCGCCGGCGCCGGGAGGCGATCGAGGCCGAGGACGAGCCGTACGAGGAGCCGTATGAGATCGAGGAGGCGCCCGATCTGCCAGCCCCGATCGCGACACCGAAGAGGCGGTCGAAGCCTGCCCCCGCTTCTCCGTCCACCGCCGTCATCGACCCTCCCGAGGCGCCCGAGCCGACCGCTGACACCGAGCCCGAGTCGCCGACCGTCTTCGAGCAGCCCGAGCTCTCGCCGAGCCTCGCCTACGAGCTGCCGGACATGGGGATGCTGGCCGCGGGCGCCCCGCACAAGGAGCGCTCCGAGGTCAACGACTCGGTGGTCGCGACGCTGACGAACCTGTTCGAGGAATTCGCGGTCGATGCTCAGGTCACCGGCTTCTCCCGCGGGCCGACAGTGACTCAGTACGAGGTCGAGCTGGGCCCCGGCACCAAGGTCGAGAAGATCACTCAGCTGTCGAAGAACATCGCCTACGCGGTGGCCTCGGCCGATGTTCGCATCCTCTCGCCGATCCCCGGCAAGCAGGCCATCGGCATCGAGATCCCCAATGCCGACCGGGAGACCGTCGTTCTCGGTGACGTGCTGCGCTCCTCGGTGGCGAACAAGCAGACGCATCCGCTCGTCGTCGGCCTCGGCAAGTCCGTCCAGGGGAACTACGTGGTCGCGAACCTGTCGCGCATGCCGCACCTGCTGGTCGCCGGCGCGACGGGCTCGGGCAAGTCGTCCTTCATCAACTCGATGATCACGTCGATCCTCATGCGTGCGACACCGGATCAGGTCCGGCTCATCCTCGTCGACCCGAAGAGGGTCGAGCTCACCGGCTACGCGGGTATTCCCCACCTCATCACCCCGATCATCACGAACCCGAAGAAGGCGGCCGAGGCCCTCGAGTGGGTGGTCGAGGAGATGGACAGGCGCTACGACGACCTCGCCGCCTTCGGGCACCGCCACGTCGACCAGTTCAACGAGGCTGTCCACGCCGGCCATATCCAGCCCCTGCCCGGCTCCGAGCGGGAGATCAAGCCCTACCCCTACCTCGTCGTTGTCGTCGACGAGCTTGCCGACCTCATGCTCGTCGCCCCCCGCGATGTCGAGTCCTCGATCCAGCGGATCACCCAGCTCGCCCGCGCCGCCGGCATCCACCTCGTCCTCGCCACCCAGCGGCCCTCGGTTGACGTCGTCACCGGCCTCATCAAGGCCAACGTGCCCTCGAGGCTCGCGTTCTCCACCTCATCGCTGGCCGATTCTCGCGTCATCCTCGACCAGCCCGGTGCCGAGAAGCTCATCGGCCAGGGCGATGCCCTGTTCATGCCCTCCGGCGCATCGAAGCCCATCCGCGTCCAGGGCGCCTGGGTCGGGGAGTCTGAGGTCGAAAAGGTCGTCGACTACGTCAAGACGAAGATGACCCCCGAGTACCGGGAGGACGTCACGGTCAAGGCCGAGTCGAAGAAGCAGGTCGACGACGACATCGGCGACGACCTCGACATCCTCCTCCAGGCGGCTGAGCTCGTCGTCTCGACGGACTTCGGCTCGACCTCGATGCTCCAGAGGAAGCTCCGCATCGGCTTCGCAAAGGCGGGGCGGATGATGGACCTGCTGGAATCGCGCGACATTGTCGGCCCCTCCGAGGGGTCAAAAGCCCGCGAGGTTCTCGTCAAGCCCGAGCAGCTTCCCGAGGTGCTGGCCATGCTCCGGGGCGAGGAGCCGCCCGGCGGTGCCTACGAGTCGGCCATCGATGAGGAGCCGGTGGACGGCACCCAGGTCCTTCCCGCCGCCCGTGAAGCAGAAGAGTACTGGGACGAGGATGACGACGACTCCGAAGACGCCTGGCAGCTGACCGGTCGGTGATCGGAGAGTCGAACCGCCGTTGGTGACGTAGATTCCCGTGGCGATCTCGGTCTGACAGGCCTACTGTGCCGTCATAGGCCGAGAACACTGAGTCCTTCTGAGCCGATCACCCGGAGGAGGATCGTGAAGAAGAACCTCGTCATCGCAGTAAGCTCGGCCTTTCTGCCGCCGCTGTCGCGGGGGCGACATGGCCGTGGGGCGGCGAGTCCACCAGTTCGGGCCAGAGAATCGACACTGCTCCCGTCATCTACGCCTCCTTTGACGATGCGCAGAGTCAGCACGACGGGACTCTCGTCGTCACAGTGATATCGCGTGATGGAGAGTATGTCGACCACGGCGGGGACGGCACGCCCGATTCTCCCGGCGATCCGGGTCTTCCTATGGAGCACCTGACGGCACGAGTCGATGAGGTGCTGTCCGGTGACGAGTCGCTTGCGGGCAGCGAACTGACCGTCGTTCAGTCTGTGCTTGGGACGATAAGCGAGACGACGTCCGAGGAGCATCTCGTCCCCGAGAGGACATTTGTCATCATCGCGTCGGAGCACGAGCCCAAGGGACCATCGAGGGCACCGCGTGGTCAACGCCTCTCGCAGGCCAGGGTGTCTTACCTGTCATCGACGGCCGCGCTGCTCCGACGCGTTCGGACGTCTTCCCCGAGACGTTCAGCGATGGTCCGGTTCCCCTGGCAGCGCTCGACGAGAAGTAGGGCTGCGCCCAGCCAGCGGAGCCGACCTGAGGGGTTCGCGGTCACGGACAGCGACATGCGACAGGGGCCCAGCAGCAGGGTCGCTCCTGACCACCAGCTCCGTGCGGTCCGGCTATCTCCAGGGAGTGACCGACTCGACCTGGCGGGTCGGCGGATCCGTGCGCTCCGCGCGCTCGCTGCCCTCCATGACCGGATAGGTGACGTCGGCGCGGGCCTGCAGCTCGGCCGGTCCCAGCGTGAGTACGGTCGGCGGGTTGGCCATCACCTCGTTGAGGACGTAGAGACGGTTGGCTCCTGGTGCGTCCTGCGTGACGGCAGTCCAGTCAAGCGCAGTGACCGATGCAGGACCTTCTGCGGGCACCTCGACGGTCGCCGTCCCGAGGTAGCCGGTGGTGACCCGGTAACCATGGTTGGCGATGGTTTGGCCGGAGATGAGGTTGCCCATCGACCAGGCCACCCACATGCCCTCACCGCGCGGTCCGCCGTCGAGCTCGGCGACCGGCTCGGGCACGTGGGAGTGATTGCCGTAGACGAGGTCGACCTCGCCGGAGTCGGCCAACTCCTGGGCGATGGTCACCTGCTCCTCGATGGGCTCCGACACGTACTCGGTGCCCCAATGCATGGAGGCGACGACGAGATCGGCGCCCTGCTCGCGCGCTGATTGCGCCATATCGACAACGTCCGAGGTGTCGTACGGGCCGAGCTCGCCGATGACGAACCACGACCACGGCTGCTCGGCGCGGATCGGAATTCCGTTCGTCAGGGTGGTGGCGGAGATGTGGGCGACGGTCACCGTGCGCCCTTCGACTTCCAGGTCATAGAACTGCGCCTGCGTCGACTCATCCTCGGTGCGGGCGCCGCCGTGGAAGCCCATGCCGTTCTCCTCGAGCACGGTGTTCGTGCGGACGACGCCCTCGAAGCCCCTGTCCATCGTATGGTTCGTCGCCGTGTTGCAGCCGTCCCAGCCGACCTCCTTGAGGGAGGGGATGAGATCGGCCGGGGCTCCGAACATCGGATATCCAGAATAGTCGGTGCCCTCGGGCGCGATCGGAACCTCGAGCGAGCACAGCGCAAGGTCCGCGCCACTGATCCAGTGCTCGATGTGCTCGTACTGGTACGTGAAGTCGAAGTCATCCGCGCCGACACGGGCGCTCTCATAGATCGAGGGGTGGAGGAGGATATCGCCACCGGAGACGATCGACAGCTCCGCAATCGGCTCGTCGGGATTGCTCTCGGGCGTGTTGGGCGCGGCCTCGGGCGTACTGTCGGGGGTCTCCTCGACAGGCGTACTCGCCTGGTCGCTGGGCGCGGAGGCATCGGTGCTCTCAGTGTCGGCGATGACACTGGAGCAGGAGGCGAGCAGGAGGCTGGCGGCGAGAGCCGCGACTGCTGTGCGGGTCGACATGGCACCAGCATAGGGGAGGAGGTGGTTTCGGCGTAGGCTGGGAGAGTGAACTCTCAACCTCCGGTGCTCAACGTCGCGAACGCAGTGACGGTTGTCAGGCTGCTGCTCATCCCTCTGTTCATCTGGGCGTTCTGGGACGCCGATCCGGCGTCCCGCTATCTCGCGACCGGCATCTTCTTCATTGCCACGCTGACCGACAAGCTCGACGGGTATCTCGCCAGGTCCCGGAATCTCATCACCGATTTCGGCAAGCTCGCGGATTCGATCGCGGATAAGGCCCTCATCGGCGCTGCTCTCATCATGCTGTCCTGGCACGACATGCTCTGGTGGTGGGTCACGATTATCATGCTCGCCCGCGAGATCGGCATCACGATCATGCGGATGTACATGAAGAAGAAGGCTGTCATGGCAGCCGGTAAGGGCGGCAAGCTCAAGATGTTCCTCCAGTCCCTCTTCATCGGCGGTCTCCTCATGCCGTGGCGGGATTTCCTTCCGGATGGACTCGCGCTCACGATGGAATGGCTGACGTGGGCTCTGGTCGCAGCCGCGCTCGTCGTCTCGATCGTCTCCGCCATCCAATATGTTCAGGACGCACGAAGGATCAATCGTGAAACCAACTGAACTGCGGCCCGCCGAGATCCTTCTCGAGCGCGGCGACACGATCGCCACTGCCGAGTCCCTCACCGGAGGAGCCGTGTGCGTGCGCCTCGTGGAGACAGAGGGGATCTCGGCGATCCTCCTCGGAGGGATTGTCAGCTATACGGACGAGATGAAGGCCCGGATGCTGGGAGTCGATACGACTCTGCTCGACGAGCAGGGGCCCGTCTGCGGGCAGGTGGCTTCACAGATGGCGCAGGGCATCGCCCGCGTGACCGGAGCCGTCCACACCGTCTCGACGACCGGCGTCGCAGGCCCTGGTCCTGCCGACGGCCACGAGCAGGGCACCGTCTGGATCGGCCGGGAGGATGGCAGAGCCTTTGGGTTCACCTTCCCGGGGACCCGAGCCGAGGTCAGTGAATCGACTGTTATCGCCGCCGTGCATCTCCTCGCCGATCTGGAGCTCCCCGCCGACCTGGCCAAATTCCTCACGGCCGAGGAAACCTGGAGATAGCCTGTGCGACTGATCGCTTCGGTGGGAATGCGGGAACAAAAGTCGGGAATGAACCGTTGGAGATGGTGATGGCAATGGAAACACGAACCGGCGTAAACCGGAAGAACCATGCAGACATTGTTCGCCCCCGCGAGGCGCGTGCGTCTGAACCTGTGCTCCTCCGCCGCGAACTGGGCGATGTGCTTCGCGCCTACCGCCAGCGACAGGGTCGCACCCTTCGAGAGGTGTCCTCGGACGCCCGCGTCTCGCTCGGTTACCTCTCCGAGGTCGAGCGCGGACAGAAGGAAGCCTCGTCAGAGCTTCTCCTCTCAATCACCCAGGCGCTCAACGTGCCCCTGGGCCACGTCCTCCGGCTCGTCGCCGACCGGATCGACCTCTCCGAGGGCCGGGTGCCGCCGAGCTTCCGTGTCCCCGACACTGTTCAGGAGGCGCTGGCCGAGGCCGGAGTCAAGTGACAGATCACTGTGAGAGGCCGCGGCGCTGCCGCGGCCTCTCACGTTCTCGATGATGAATCACTCAGAATTCCACGACGTGCTCGCCGATGTCTTCGGGCCGGCGTACGGGCAGGCCCTTGCTCGGACGCTGGCTCTACCCGGCCTTGGGCACCGCACGGCCGACGAGCTCCTCGAGGCAGGGGAGTCGCCGCAGAAGATCTGGACCGCGATCTGTTCCGAGATGAATATCGAGGACGAGGCGTTCCGGCACCGCGTCAACAGGGACGAGCGCTGATCTCGGCGCGCCGCATTTATTCGAACGAATGTTCAGTTACGATGTTCTCCGGAGCATCGCGGCCCCGGCTTTCCACAGCGTGGAGAACACCGGGGTTATTGTGCCAAAGGCGTGGCCTAGCGTTGCTCTTAGGATGCCGCTCGGAGAGGGCGGGTTCCCTATTCGACGCCTGCTCTACCCGCATCTATCAAGGAGACACCATTGGCCGCAAAATCTGACGACCGCCAGAAGGCGCTCGACACGGCTCTCGCGCAGATCGACCGCCAGTTCGGCAAGGGTTCGATCATGCGCCTCGGCGATCAGGCCGCACAGAAAGTCAAAGTCATTCCCACCGGCTCGGTTGCCCTTGATGTTGCACTTGGGATCGGCGGGCTTCCCAGGGGCCGCGTCGTCGAGATCTACGGCCCGGAATCGTCCGGTAAGACGACCGTCGCCCTTCACGCCGTCGCCCAGGCCCAGAGGGCGGGCGGCATTGCCGGCTTCATCGATGCGGAGCACGCGCTTGACCCCGCCTACGCGCGCAACCTCGGCGTCGACACCGATGCCCTCATCGTCTCGCAGCCGGACACAGGCGAGCAGGCGCTCGAGATCATGGACATGCTCATCCGCTCGGGCGCACTCGACATCGTCGTCATCGACTCCGTCGCCGCGCTCGTCCCCAAGGCCGAGATCGAAGGCGAGATGGGCGACTCGCATGTCGGTCTCCAGGCCCGCCTCATGTCCCAAGCACTGCGCAAGATCACGGGTGCGCTCTCCGCATCCGGCACGACCGCGATCTTCATCAACCAGCTTCGCGAGAAGATCGGCGTCTTCTTCGGCTCGCCCGAGACGACGACGGGCGGCAAGGCTCTCAAGTTCTACTCGTCGGTCCGTCTCGACGTGCGCCGCATTGAGACGCTCAAGGAGGCAGGCTCGCCGATCGGCAACCGCACCCGCGTCAAGGTTGTGAAGAATAAGATGGCACCGCCGTTCAAGCAGGCCGAGTTCGACATCATGTACGGCAAGGGCATCTCCCGCGAGGGTAGCCTCATCGACATGGGAGTCGACAACGGCATCGTCCGCAAGTCCGGCGCGTGGTTCACCTACGAGGGTGAGCAGCTCGGCCAGGGCAAGGAGAAGGCGCGCGCCTACCTCGCGGAGAACACGGATACCGCCTCCGAGATCGAGCAGAAGATCCTCGAGAAGCTCGGCATCGGCGAGTACGCCGATGTCCCGAGCGCGGACAGCCCGGATGCCATGGCCGACGAATCGGTGCCCGCGGACTTCTGATGAAGATCACGGGCGAGGAGTCCCCGGAGGAGCTCCGCGAGGAGGCCAGGGCGATTGTCCTGCGGCAGTTGGCGATGATGGACCGATCGCGCCAGCAGCTGCTCGACGCCCAGATCTCTCGCGGGGTCCCCGAGGAGATCGCGATCGAGATCGTCGACAGGTTCGAGGAGGTCGGGCTTGTCGACGACGAGAAGTTCGCCGCCATGCTCGTCCGCTCGAGGATGGCCGAGAAGCCCGTCTCGCGAACCGGTCTCGCTCGGGAGCTCTCTCGGAAAGGCATCGACCGTGAAGTCGCCGATGCTGCCCTCGAGGA
This is a stretch of genomic DNA from Flaviflexus salsibiostraticola. It encodes these proteins:
- the dapA gene encoding 4-hydroxy-tetrahydrodipicolinate synthase encodes the protein MVMGTSRTFGSVAVAMATPFAPDGSLDTDSARRLAAHLVEEGVDCIVLSGTTGESPTTHQPEKDDLVRAVVAEVGDRAMVMAGAGSNDTAHAVRIARSAEKCGAQGLLIVSPYYSKPSQEGIYQHISAIADSTDLPVMVYDIPGRTGVKISDEVFDRLADNPKIRAVKDAAADLPRGIATARRTGLEYYSGDDGLNLAWMAIGGSGVVSVVGHVAARKYRAMVEALDAGDLAAAQRIDEEVHPLVEAIMGTGQGAVMAKEAVAMMGVLPTPTVRLPLVGASQLELDNLRRVLSAQGYID
- a CDS encoding ribonuclease J, giving the protein MRIVPLGGLGEVGRNMTVFEINGKILIVDCGVLFPEEAQPGVDLILPDFEYIEDRLDDIVAIVLTHGHEDHIGAVPYLLRLKNDIPIVGSQLTLAFIEAKLQEHRISPYTLQVAEGDIETFGPFELEFVAVNHSIPDALAAMIRTVAGNVLITGDFKMDQLPLDGRITDLRAFARLGEEGVDLFMVDSTNAEVPGFTTSEVEIGPVLEQAFSQVTGQIVVASFASHVHRVQQILDAAAANNRVVAFVGRSMVRNMGIASDLGYLDVPDGVLVDLKRMNDYPPSKRVYMSTGSQGEPMAVLSRIANENHQSIAVGPGDTVIFASSLIPGNENSVFRLINGLMRLGAKVIHQANARVHVSGHASAGELLYCYNIVQPTAVMPIHGEIRHLVANGALAVKTGVPAENVMLAEDGAVIDLVDGEASMVGAVPCGYVYVDGSSVGDITEAELKDRRILSEEGFVAIFAVVDTAKRAIISGPHIQARAMAEDDDVFEKVLPEVTKALQDVLDNDGDTYQMQQAMRRAVGRWVSRRLRRRPMIVPTVIEV
- a CDS encoding ornithine cyclodeaminase, producing MTQFVGVKDMARWIARDGLQPVIRAIAAGIEEDLAKWEAFEKIPRIATHSDIGVIELMPISDEDLYAFKYVNGHPSNPLRGIQTIAAFGALADVNTGHPVFLAEMTLLTAMRTAAMSAVAATHLARPGSTRMAMIGAGSQAEFQALGMRELIGVDELLIYDADGQATAKLADNLEPLGFRVKECSSAHEAVTDADIITTCTADKQQATVLLDSHVEPGVHINAIGGDCPGKTELDPRILQRARVFVEFEEQTRIEGEIQQLPADFPVTEMWRVVTERAEGRLSDRDITVFDSVGFALADLSALRVCWRATAGTDLQTDIDLIADPRDPKDLFSLIMHPVESTESLEERLA
- a CDS encoding DNA translocase FtsK 4TM domain-containing protein — encoded protein: MSKSEPRRPGRKASQETSGRRVRRRQDPPKTEVQPEPAVEPSPARQDGLALTLVGAAIIVALREWFQLSGALGSVIHHVTAGPVGLLSVLVPIVLVFFAVRLFRDSTRGANRSLVIGTVLLILAITGILHIVLGAQSPLESIESVEAAGGIVGWLVGGGLSYLLSPWGAVPILVLLAIYAILYGSSTSIRQILDRYSAAQPTERREPLGERLRRRRREAIEAEDEPYEEPYEIEEAPDLPAPIATPKRRSKPAPASPSTAVIDPPEAPEPTADTEPESPTVFEQPELSPSLAYELPDMGMLAAGAPHKERSEVNDSVVATLTNLFEEFAVDAQVTGFSRGPTVTQYEVELGPGTKVEKITQLSKNIAYAVASADVRILSPIPGKQAIGIEIPNADRETVVLGDVLRSSVANKQTHPLVVGLGKSVQGNYVVANLSRMPHLLVAGATGSGKSSFINSMITSILMRATPDQVRLILVDPKRVELTGYAGIPHLITPIITNPKKAAEALEWVVEEMDRRYDDLAAFGHRHVDQFNEAVHAGHIQPLPGSEREIKPYPYLVVVVDELADLMLVAPRDVESSIQRITQLARAAGIHLVLATQRPSVDVVTGLIKANVPSRLAFSTSSLADSRVILDQPGAEKLIGQGDALFMPSGASKPIRVQGAWVGESEVEKVVDYVKTKMTPEYREDVTVKAESKKQVDDDIGDDLDILLQAAELVVSTDFGSTSMLQRKLRIGFAKAGRMMDLLESRDIVGPSEGSKAREVLVKPEQLPEVLAMLRGEEPPGGAYESAIDEEPVDGTQVLPAAREAEEYWDEDDDDSEDAWQLTGR
- a CDS encoding CapA family protein, whose product is MSTRTAVAALAASLLLASCSSVIADTESTDASAPSDQASTPVEETPDSTPEAAPNTPESNPDEPIAELSIVSGGDILLHPSIYESARVGADDFDFTYQYEHIEHWISGADLALCSLEVPIAPEGTDYSGYPMFGAPADLIPSLKEVGWDGCNTATNHTMDRGFEGVVRTNTVLEENGMGFHGGARTEDESTQAQFYDLEVEGRTVTVAHISATTLTNGIPIRAEQPWSWFVIGELGPYDTSDVVDMAQSAREQGADLVVASMHWGTEYVSEPIEEQVTIAQELADSGEVDLVYGNHSHVPEPVAELDGGPRGEGMWVAWSMGNLISGQTIANHGYRVTTGYLGTATVEVPAEGPASVTALDWTAVTQDAPGANRLYVLNEVMANPPTVLTLGPAELQARADVTYPVMEGSERAERTDPPTRQVESVTPWR
- the pgsA gene encoding CDP-diacylglycerol--glycerol-3-phosphate 3-phosphatidyltransferase, coding for MNSQPPVLNVANAVTVVRLLLIPLFIWAFWDADPASRYLATGIFFIATLTDKLDGYLARSRNLITDFGKLADSIADKALIGAALIMLSWHDMLWWWVTIIMLAREIGITIMRMYMKKKAVMAAGKGGKLKMFLQSLFIGGLLMPWRDFLPDGLALTMEWLTWALVAAALVVSIVSAIQYVQDARRINRETN
- a CDS encoding CinA family protein, with amino-acid sequence MKPTELRPAEILLERGDTIATAESLTGGAVCVRLVETEGISAILLGGIVSYTDEMKARMLGVDTTLLDEQGPVCGQVASQMAQGIARVTGAVHTVSTTGVAGPGPADGHEQGTVWIGREDGRAFGFTFPGTRAEVSESTVIAAVHLLADLELPADLAKFLTAEETWR
- a CDS encoding helix-turn-helix domain-containing protein produces the protein MAMETRTGVNRKNHADIVRPREARASEPVLLRRELGDVLRAYRQRQGRTLREVSSDARVSLGYLSEVERGQKEASSELLLSITQALNVPLGHVLRLVADRIDLSEGRVPPSFRVPDTVQEALAEAGVK
- a CDS encoding DUF3046 domain-containing protein, which codes for MNHSEFHDVLADVFGPAYGQALARTLALPGLGHRTADELLEAGESPQKIWTAICSEMNIEDEAFRHRVNRDER